In Aythya fuligula isolate bAytFul2 chromosome 19, bAytFul2.pri, whole genome shotgun sequence, one genomic interval encodes:
- the LOC116497043 gene encoding lipocalin-15-like, protein MNQSNVCECQMGWAGTAASSGGYKGECEKRQDCSLSSPYPDPGARMTTVLPSLVLALLCLLRAGAEVPVQLDFNMGKFAGRWHIAAAISNCPVFLSMKDKMKSSIATISFTPEGHLAMEAIFPLPEECKKVELLFQKSGQAGHYTSTENQEKTDLRVMDTDYKHYAIVYTLRDRGQEPSTMLQLYTREQDVSPQFLQKFKALFHSVGLTEDMLAILPQSDQCTKALA, encoded by the exons ATGAACCAGAGCAATGTCTGTGAATGTCAGAT GGGGTGGGCAGGgactgctgccagcagtgggGGCTATAAAGGTGAGTGTGAGAAGAGGCAGGACTGTAGCCTCTCCAGCCCGTATCCAGACCCCGGAGCAAGGATGACCACAGTGCTGCCGAGCCTggtgctggccctgctctgcctgctgaggGCAGGTGCCGAGGTCCCTGTGCAGCTGGACTTCAACATGGGGAAG TTTGCAGGGAGGTGGCACATCGCGGCTGCCATTTCCAACTGCCCCGTGTTCCTGAGCATGAAGGACAAGATGAAGTCATCCATTGCCACCATCAGCTTCACGCCGGAGGGGCACCTGGCTATGGAGGCTATCTTCCCCCT GCCAGAAGAATGCAAAAAGGTTGAGCTGCTCTTCCAGAAGAGTGGGCAGGCAGGGCACTACACCAGCACAG aaaatcaagaaaaaacGGACCTGCGCGTGATGGATACAGACTACAAGCACTACGCCATCGTGTACACCCTGAGGGACCGCGGCCAGGAGCCCAGCACCATGCTGCAGCTCTACA CAAGGGAGCAGGATGTGAGCCCCCAGTTCCTGCAGAAGTTCAAAGCGCTCTTCCACTCTGTGGGCCTGACTGAGGACATGCTGGCCATCCTGCCACAGTCGG ATCAGTGCACCAAGGCTCTCGCATGA
- the LOC116496990 gene encoding extracellular fatty acid-binding protein-like, with translation MRTVVLSLGLALLCLLRAEAGAAGPDRSKIAGKWYVVALASNSEFYLREKDRLKMVMASLSVLGQDKLKVSYAAVTPEGCRRRETIFKKTSDEGEVYISEGGDRMAQVLDTDYKSYAVIFTTRVKDGKTLRMLRLYSRRQEVSPAVMALFRRFAKEQSFTDEMIKMLPSQDECRVDEP, from the exons ATGAGGACGGTGGTGCTGAGCCTGGGGCTGGCCCTACTCTGCTTGCTGCGtgcagaggctggagctgcagggccGGACAGGAGCAAG ATTGCAGGGAAATGGTACGTCGTTGCTCTGGCCTCCAACTCTGAATTCTACCTCCGTGAGAAGGATAGGCTGAAGATGGTGATGGCCAGCCTCTCTGTCCTGGGGCAGGACAAGCTGAAGGTCTCATATGCAGCTGTCAC ACCAGAGGGGTGTAGGAGACGGGAGACAATCTTCAAGAAGACCAGTGACGAGGGTGAAGTCTACATCTCAG AGGGAGGCGATAGAATGGCACAGGTGCTGGACACAGACTACAAGAGCTACGCAGTAATCTTTACAACCAGGGTGAAGGATGGGAAGACCTTGCGCATGCTGAGGCTCTACA GCAGAAGACAAGAGGTGAGCCCCGCAGTCATGGCACTGTTCAGAAGGTTTGCCAAGGAGCAGAGCTTCACCGACGAGATGATCAAGATGCTGCCCAGCCAGG atgAATGCAGAGTCGATGAACCATAG
- the LOC116497044 gene encoding olfactory receptor 2A25-like, with the protein MSSESLQGGNLSSPTSFLLLGFSSTYNAQVALCLGFLLIYLVTLLGNLLIMNLVWLDAHLHSPMYYFLGHLSFLDICYSSVTLPKILKDSFSSQKTISFVGCITQIYFFLSFGGSECVLLAAMAYDRYLAICRPLHYAVFMSKKICHCLVAVSWLSGSFSSLIQAFLTAHLHFCGSKVINHLFCEIPFLLNVSCSPNARFNKAVLYALAGTIAMGSFLLTLVSYVHILWAVLQKGAGGQKAFATCTSHLTVVFLFFGAGAIAYLLPHSSTSKEMGKVLALLYAIITPMLNPIIYSLRNNEVQGAIRKALHRVLSQRSTKDTGRAAEQPLPSPCMEHGC; encoded by the coding sequence ATGAGTTCCGAATCCCTGCAGGGGGGAAATCTCAGCAGCCCCACCTCATTCCTTCTCTTGGGGTTTTCCAGTACCTACAACGCACAGGTGGCCCTCTGCCTGGGTTTCTTGCTCATTTACCTGGTGACTCTGCTGGGGAACCTGCTCATAATGAACCTCGTCTGGCTGGATGCTCACCTGCACTCCCCCATGTATTACTTCCTGGGCCACCTCTCCTTCCTGGATATCTGCTACTCCTCTGTCACACTCCCTAAGATCCTCAAGGATTCCTTCTCATCACAGAAGACCATTTCCTTTGTGGGCTGCATCACACAGATCTACTTCTTCCTTAGCTTTGGAGGCTCTGAGTGTGTGCTCCTGGCTGCCATGGCCTACGATCGGTACCTGGCCATCTGCCGCCCCCTTCACTATGCAGTGTTCATGAGCAAGAAGATTTGCCACTGTTTAGTGGCTGTTTCATGGCTGAGTGGCTCCTTCTCGTCTCTGATACAGGCCTTTCTCACAGCCCACTTACACTTCTGTGGGTCCAAAGTGATCAATCACTTGTTCTGTGAGATACCCTTCTTGCTGAATGTGTCCTGCAGTCCTAATGCTCGCTTCAACAAGGCCGTCCTGTACGCTTTGGCTGGGACTATTGCCATGGGCTCTTTCCTCCTTACTCTCGTATCGTATGTTCACATCCTCTGGGCTGTCCTCCAGAAGGGAGCAGGGGGGCAGAAGGCCTTTGCCACCTGCACCTCCCACCTGACTGTTGTGTTCCTGTTCTTTGGTGCTGGGGCCATTGCCTATCTGCTGCCTCACTCCAGCACCTCCAAGGAGATGGGTAAGGTCCTCGCCCTGCTGTACGCCATCATAACCCCCATGTTGAATCCCATCATTTACAGCTTGAGAAATAATGAAGTGCAAGGGGCCATCAGAAAAGCCCTGCACAGAGTGTTGTCACAGAGATCCACCAAGGacacaggcagggctgcagaacAGCCTCTGCCTTCACCATGCATGGAGCACGGCTGTTGA
- the C8G gene encoding complement component C8 gamma chain produces the protein MAAPRALLLLALLLAVPRGHCRRPPPPQSPLEKVAVAEHLSLPQLAGRWFLVGMASRCSYLAEHSYQLEATAVTVAVPDGQSLTVSTFKKLDGMCWEIRQRYLPAGARGRFFLKGRGYGSKVDVVVAETDHSSYAILYYQKGRSISVKLYGRSSKVSDAIVDKFEQRARAVGLSEDVTYYFPTYGFCDSADEFHVLNEMKL, from the exons ATGGCCGCCCCGCGcgccctgctgctcctcgcccTGCTCCTCGCCGTGCCGCGGGGGCACTGCAggcggccgccccctccccagagcCCCCTGGAGAAGGTGGCGGTCGCGGAGCACCTCAGCCTCCCCCAG CTGGCAGGGCGGTGGTTCCTGGTCGGCATGGCCTCCCGCTGCAGCTACCTGGCAGAGCACAGCTACCAACTGGAGGCCACGGCAGTGACAGTGGCTGTCCCGGATGGGCAGAGCCTGACGGTCAGCACCTTCAAGAAGCT GGATGGGATGTGCTGGGAGATCAGGCAGCGCTACCTCCCTGCTGGGGCGCGTGGACGCTTCTTCCTGAAGG GCCGTGGCTACGGCAGCAAGGTGGACGTGGTGGTGGCAGAGACAGACCACAGCAGCTATGCCATCCTCTATTACCAGAAGGGCCGGAGCATCTCCGTCAAGCTCTATG GACGGAGCAGCAAGGTCAGCGATGCCATTGTGGACAAGTTCGAGCAGCGCGCCAGGGCTGTGGGCCTGAGTGAAGATGTGACCTACTACTTCCCCACGTACG GGTTTTGTGACTCTGCAGACGAGTTCCACGTTCTCAACG aaatgaAGCTCTAG
- the LOC116497015 gene encoding lipocalin-like codes for MQATLLSILGLALLGALHAQDNIPMQANFQQDKLTGRWYSIGLASSSNWFKEKKHLMKMCTTVITVTADGNLEVNSTYPKGDQCEKKNSLYIKTEQPGRFSYTSPRWGSKHDIRVVETNYDEYALVATRISKSTGTSTMVLLYSRTKELSPERLERFTQFSKEQGLTDEEILILPQTDKCMAEAA; via the exons ATGCAAGCCACACTGCTCAGCATCCTGGGGCTGGCCCTGCTCGGGGCGCTGCACGCGCAGGACAACATTCCAATGCAAGCCAACTTCCAGCAGGACAAG CTCACGGGGAGGTGGTACAGCATTGGCCTGGCCTCCAGCTCCAACTGGTTCAAGGAGAAGAAGCACCTGATGAAGATGTGCACCACGGTCATCACTGTCACCGCAGATGGCAACCTGGAAGTCAACTCCACCTACCCCAA GGGTGACCAGTGTGAGAAGAAGAACAGCCTTTACATCAAGACAGAGCAGCCTGGGCGGTTCAGCTACACCAGCCCAC GCTGGGGCAGCAAACACGACATCCGTGTGGTGGAGACCAACTATGATGAGTACGCTCTGGTGGCCACCCGGATCTCCAAGAGCACCGGCACCTCCACCATGGTGCTGCTCTACA GCCGGACTAAGGAGCTCAGTCCCGAGCGCCTGGAGAGGTTCACCCAGTTCTCCAAGGAGCAGGGCCTGACGGACGAAGAGATCCTCATCCTGCCTCAGACAG acaAGTGCATGGCAGAGGCTGCCTAG